In Procambarus clarkii isolate CNS0578487 chromosome 53, FALCON_Pclarkii_2.0, whole genome shotgun sequence, the following proteins share a genomic window:
- the LOC123751940 gene encoding uncharacterized protein DKFZp434B061-like yields MIAYNPSHFMRMPPLPLIPEKGISTNLNSPSRATLQGTPFRSSPSGAALQEQPFRSSPSGAALQEQPFRRSPSGAALQEQPFRSSPSGAALQEQPFRRSPSGAALQEQPFWRSPSGAALQEQPFRSSPSGGALQEQPFRSGPSGGALQEQPFRRSPSRHALQEQPFRSSPSGAALQEEPFRSSPSGAALQEQPFRSSPSGGALLRLSFLTRYKVSCLIKRCRTQLLTLIFDFLHYLS; encoded by the coding sequence ATGATTGCATACAATCCTTCTCATTTCATGCGAATGCCCCCCCTTCCCCTTATCCCAGAAAAAGGTATCTCTACAAACCTCAACTCCCCCTCCAGAGCTACCCTTCAAGGCACGCCCTTCAGGAGCAGCCCTTCAGGAGCAGCCCTTCAGGAGCAGCCCTTCAGGAGCAGCCCTTCAGGAGCAGCCCTTCAGGAGCAGCCCTTCAGGAGGAGCCCTTCAGGAGCAGCCCTTCAGGAGCAGCCCTTCAGGAGCAGCCCTTCAGGAGCAGCCCTTCAGGAGCAGCCCTTCAGGAGGAGCCCTTCAGGAGCAGCCCTTCAGGAGCAGCCCTTCTGGAGGAGCCCTTCAGGAGCAGCCCTTCAGGAGCAGCCCTTCAGGAGCAGCCCTTCAGGAGGAGCCCTTCAGGAGCAGCCCTTCAGGAGCGGCCCTTCAGGAGGAGCCCTTCAGGAGCAGCCCTTCAGGAGGAGCCCTTCAAGGCACGCCCTTCAGGAGCAGCCCTTCAGGAGCAGCCCTTCAGGAGCAGCCCTTCAGGAGGAGCCCTTCAGGAGCAGCCCTTCAGGAGCAGCCCTTCAGGAGCAGCCCTTCAGGAGCAGCCCTTCAGGAGGAGCCCTTCTGCGGCTTAGTTTTTTGACCCGGTACAAAGTTTCTTGCCTAATTAAAAGGTGTCGAACCCAGCTTCTAACTCTCATCTTTGattttcttcattatttaagcTGA